The following proteins are encoded in a genomic region of Montipora foliosa isolate CH-2021 chromosome 8, ASM3666993v2, whole genome shotgun sequence:
- the LOC138013153 gene encoding uncharacterized protein isoform X2 encodes MPPLENCYVCSEHFSAESFEVNLRAQITGVKCKRRLKEDAIPTEFCFRPPAKRPRLSSENRLRRRSHEEAVTELLKPDNGLSTPAQSTLTPAQEPESNMELLEYSAPHNAPPSVSRFEECRSLSDTATQCCFDPIILVSVATQTDDVPTTVASDNSSNGSSQVKTQVNIHCNE; translated from the exons ATGCCTCCACTTGAGAACTGCTACGTTTGTAGCGAGCATTTTTCAGCAGAAagttttgaagtcaatttacGTGCGCAGATCACTGGAGTAAAGTGCAAACGGAGACTGAAGGAGGATGCTATACCAACGGAGTTCTGCTTTCGTCCTCCGGCGAAGAGGCCGAGGCTGTCTAGCGAAAATCGTCTTCGACGTCGAAGCCACGAAGAA GCAGTTACAGAACTGTTGAAACCTGATAATGGTCTGAGTACTCCTGCCCAAAGTACACTCACTCCGGCACAAGAGCCTGAATCAAACATGGAATTACTGGAATACAGTGCCCCTCACAATGCTCCACCTTCAGTTTCAAGGTTTGAGGAGTGCCGATCGCTGTCTGACACAGCAACTCAATGCTGTTTTGATCCCATCATACTTGTCAGTGTTGCAACACAAACTGATGATGTACCCACTACAGTGGCTTCAGATAATTCAAGTAATGGAAGTTCTCAAGTAAAAACTCAA
- the LOC138013153 gene encoding uncharacterized protein isoform X1, whose translation MPPLENCYVCSEHFSAESFEVNLRAQITGVKCKRRLKEDAIPTEFCFRPPAKRPRLSSENRLRRRSHEEAVTELLKPDNGLSTPAQSTLTPAQEPESNMELLEYSAPHNAPPSVSRFEECRSLSDTATQCCFDPIILVSVATQTDDVPTTVASDNSSNGSSQVKTQAKC comes from the exons ATGCCTCCACTTGAGAACTGCTACGTTTGTAGCGAGCATTTTTCAGCAGAAagttttgaagtcaatttacGTGCGCAGATCACTGGAGTAAAGTGCAAACGGAGACTGAAGGAGGATGCTATACCAACGGAGTTCTGCTTTCGTCCTCCGGCGAAGAGGCCGAGGCTGTCTAGCGAAAATCGTCTTCGACGTCGAAGCCACGAAGAA GCAGTTACAGAACTGTTGAAACCTGATAATGGTCTGAGTACTCCTGCCCAAAGTACACTCACTCCGGCACAAGAGCCTGAATCAAACATGGAATTACTGGAATACAGTGCCCCTCACAATGCTCCACCTTCAGTTTCAAGGTTTGAGGAGTGCCGATCGCTGTCTGACACAGCAACTCAATGCTGTTTTGATCCCATCATACTTGTCAGTGTTGCAACACAAACTGATGATGTACCCACTACAGTGGCTTCAGATAATTCAAGTAATGGAAGTTCTCAAGTAAAAACTCAA